A region from the Benincasa hispida cultivar B227 chromosome 10, ASM972705v1, whole genome shotgun sequence genome encodes:
- the LOC120089380 gene encoding DNA topoisomerase 6 subunit B isoform X2, producing the protein MIGLVDRERVDEELYDDYETAKAREKRLAKEARAQEIQAKNAALGKKGREPAASKGMKGRGEASFYRVTCKDNGRGMPHDDIPNMFGRVLSGTKYGLKQTRGKFGLGAKMALIWSKMSTGLPIEISSSMKGQNYISFCRLDIDIHRNIPHIHIQEKRDNKDQWHGAEIQVVIEGNWTTYRSKILHYMRQMAVITPYAQFLFKFVSDTPDKNITIRFSRRTDVMPPVPLETKHHPSAVDLLLIKRLIAETAKQNLLQFLQHEFVNIGKSYAERLIGEMGPEFSPKMSVKSLTSQQIVRIHQLFRQAKFDDPSGDCLSPAGEYNLRLGIIKELHPDMVATYSGSAQVFEGHPFIVEAGVSIGGKDVKQGLNIFRFANRIPLLFEQGADVVTRTALKRINWNSYKINQTQDKIGVFVSIVSTKIPFKGTGKEYIGDDISEIASAVKSAIQQCCIQLKSKIVKKIQAREQQERKRNLSRYIPDATNAVYNVLKEMAQAHASKKKRHDCEDAEILSKVSARLITNETLRDKLAQHVEQVDHEMAMEYATQSGASAEPKEEIYIQSLDATDSFTDFRSPLFVFRLIY; encoded by the exons AAAAGATTAGCAAAAGAAGCACGTGCTCAAGAAATACAGGCAAAAAATGCTGCCCTTGGGAAGAAAGGCAGAGAGCCTGCAGCTTCAAAAGGTATGAAAGGTCGTGGTGAGGCTTCATTCTACCGGGTGACTTGCAAA GATAATGGAAGAGGAATGCCACATGATGACATACCAAATATGTTTGGCCGAG TGCTCTCTGGAACAAAATATGGCTTGAAGCAAACCCGTGGAAAGTTTGGTCTGGGTGCAAAGATG GCATTAATTTGGTCTAAGATGAGTACCGGTCTTCCTATAGAGATATCATCATCAATGAAGGGTCAAAATTACATTTCATTCTGCCGCTTAGATATTGATATTCACCG GAACATTCCACACATTCATATCCAAGAAAAACGTGATAACAAGGATCAATGGCATGGAGCTGAAATTCaagttgtaattgaaggaaattggacaACTTACCGT TCGAAAATTTTGCATTATATGCGACAGATGGCAGTTATCACACCTTATGCtcaatttcttttcaaatttgtttCGGATACACCTGA TAAAAATATCACAATTAGATTTTCTCGGAGAACAGATGTTATGCCTCCAGTTCCTCTAGAGACTAAACACCATCCATCTGCTGTTGATTTGCTGTTGATAAAGCGCCTTATTGCAGAAACAGCCAAACAGAACCTTTTACAGTTTCTCCAGCACGAATTTGTAAACATAGGGAAATCATATGCTGAACGGTTAATTG GAGAAATGGGCCCAGAATTTAGCCCCAAAATGTCTGTTAAGTCTCTGACATCTCAGCAAATAGTCCGTATTCATCAGTTGTTTCGTCAAGCTAAATTTGATGATCCTAGTGGTGAT TGTCTTAGTCCTGCTGGGGAATACAATCTTCGACTTGGAATTATAAAGGAACTGCATCCTGACATGGTTGCTACTTATTCAGGCAG TGCTCAAGTTTTTGAGGGACATCCATTCATTGTTGAAGCTGGTGTTAGTATTGGAGGAAAAGATGTGAAACag GGTCTGAATATTTTCCGGTTTGCAAATCGGATACCCCTTCTTTTTGAGCAAGGTGCAGATGTTGTGACTAGGACTGCCCTTAAGAGGATCAA TTGGAATAGTTATAAAATCAACCAAACTCAAGATAAAATTGGTGTGTTCGTGAGTATTGTTAGTACGAAGATTCCTTTCAAGGGAACTGGAAAGGAGTACATTGGAGATGACATATCTGAAATAGCATCTGCTGTCAAG TCTGCCATTCAGCAGTGCTGCATTCAATTGAAAAGcaaaatagtgaagaaaatacaAGCACGTGAGCAGCAGGAAAGGAAACGGAATTTGAGCAG GTATATCCCGGATGCAACAAATGCCGTGTATAATGTTTTGAAAGAAATGGCTCAAGCGCATGCATCAAAGAAGAAACGTCATGACTGTGAGGATGCTGAAATACTGAGTAAAGTATCTGCTCGCTTGATTACAAATGAGACATTGAGGGATAAACTTGCACAGCATGTTGAACAG gTCGACCATGAAATGGCCATGGAATATGCCACACAGAGTGGAGCAAGTGCAGAGCCCAAAGAAGAAATATACATTCAGTCACTGGATGCTACAGATAGCTTCACTGACTTTCGAAGCCCTTTGTTTGTTTTCAGACTGATTTATTAA